GGTGAAGGAGATCGAGGCGGCAGGCGGCCGGGCGGCGTTCAGGGCGACGGATGTCCGCAGCCGGCGGGACCTCGAGGCACTCGTGTCGCTGGCGGTCGAGCAGGGCGGCCGGCTCGACGCAATCGTCAACAACGCCGGTATCGGCCCCATCTCGCGCTTCGATGCACTGCGCGTCGAGGACTGGGACGCGATGATCGACGTGAACCTGCGGGGCACGCTTTACGGCATCGCCGCCGCGCTGCCGGTGTTCGAGCGGCAACGTTGCGGGCATGTGATCAACATCGTGTCTACGGCCGGGATCCAGATGGTCCCCACCATGGGTGTCTATGCCGCGACCAAGAATGCGGTGCGCACGGCGACCGAGGTGCTGCGGCAGGAGGCCGGGCCGCATCTACGCGTGACCGAGATTTCCCCGGGGATGATCGGGACGAACTTCGTCGACGGCATCACCGACGAAGCGTCCAGGCGGATGATCGAAGACCGGTTCGGCGATATCGCGATTTCACCGGACGCGATCGCAAACGCCGTGCTTTATGCGATGGAGCAGCCGGCCGAGGTCGCCGTCGGCACCATCGTCATCCGGCCGACGGCGCAGGGATGAGCGCCTGACGATCCTGCGCGGCGTTCAGGACCCGACGAGCGAGCGCCGCGCCATCGCCTTTTCGAGGTCGGGATCGACAGTGCAGCGATACGACCCGGCGTCGGCAGCCGCCCCCTTGCCCTGATAGCGCGCCGCCTGCGGATAGGGGCAGAGCTTTCGGGTCAGCACGTCCTTGCCGTCGATGCGTTTCGCGGCGGTGATCTGCTGCGGGGCCTGCCCCCGTTCCACCCAGCGGATCAGCGCCCACAGCATGTCGCGGCCCGGATCGTTCGGCCAGGTGGGCTGGCCGGAGGCGCCGAAGGCGTCGGGGCCG
The window above is part of the Sphingomonas sanxanigenens DSM 19645 = NX02 genome. Proteins encoded here:
- a CDS encoding SDR family oxidoreductase, which gives rise to MMSIADKVVAITGASSGIGRATAKRLATEGALVVLGARNEAALRTVVKEIEAAGGRAAFRATDVRSRRDLEALVSLAVEQGGRLDAIVNNAGIGPISRFDALRVEDWDAMIDVNLRGTLYGIAAALPVFERQRCGHVINIVSTAGIQMVPTMGVYAATKNAVRTATEVLRQEAGPHLRVTEISPGMIGTNFVDGITDEASRRMIEDRFGDIAISPDAIANAVLYAMEQPAEVAVGTIVIRPTAQG